One stretch of Commensalibacter melissae DNA includes these proteins:
- a CDS encoding zinc-finger domain-containing protein, with translation MNLEKDSTTTLPAKPIETIYTSSQTVACEGNHTLFGHPRVFLKLKNGQATCPYCSKSFVYKPSESN, from the coding sequence ATGAATTTAGAAAAAGATTCTACAACAACCTTACCGGCAAAACCTATTGAAACCATTTATACGTCCTCCCAAACCGTTGCTTGTGAGGGTAATCACACACTGTTCGGTCATCCACGGGTTTTTCTAAAACTAAAAAACGGACAGGCAACCTGTCCTTATTGCTCAAAATCATTTGTCTATAAACCATCTGAATCAAATTAA
- the fghA gene encoding S-formylglutathione hydrolase gives MKYVELETHQSFGGQQKRFRHWSVTLDCEMSYSVYLPPDYRNTTLPILYWLSGLTCNDQNFVTKAGAQKYAAELGIILVVPDTSPRGDIIPDAPSYDLGQGASFYVNATQEPWKQNYQMFDYISIELPKLIKRQFKSNGRQSIAGHSMGGHGALMFALKHPGRFCSVSAFAPIVNPMQVPFGRKAFYHYLGDSKETWQVYDSCFLMEHYIDQPFPILIDQGTKDEFLLKQLKPEILETVALKKNWPFQLRWQKDYDHSYFFVSSFIRDHLLFHYRYLK, from the coding sequence ATGAAATATGTTGAATTGGAAACTCATCAATCTTTTGGTGGACAGCAAAAACGGTTCAGACACTGGTCAGTCACACTGGACTGCGAAATGAGTTATTCAGTTTACTTGCCACCTGATTACAGGAATACAACTTTACCTATATTATACTGGCTTTCCGGTTTAACTTGTAATGACCAGAATTTTGTGACTAAGGCAGGGGCGCAAAAATATGCTGCAGAATTGGGAATTATACTGGTTGTCCCTGATACAAGTCCCCGAGGTGATATAATTCCTGACGCGCCTTCTTATGATCTGGGACAGGGAGCGAGTTTTTACGTTAATGCGACACAAGAACCCTGGAAACAAAATTATCAAATGTTTGATTATATTTCCATTGAGCTTCCCAAATTGATCAAGCGACAATTTAAATCGAATGGCAGGCAATCTATTGCTGGACATTCAATGGGTGGTCATGGTGCTTTGATGTTTGCCCTAAAACATCCTGGTCGATTTTGTTCGGTTTCGGCTTTTGCACCAATTGTTAATCCAATGCAGGTGCCGTTTGGGCGTAAGGCATTTTATCATTATCTTGGAGATAGCAAGGAAACTTGGCAAGTCTATGATAGCTGTTTTCTAATGGAGCATTATATTGACCAACCCTTTCCCATATTGATTGATCAGGGAACAAAGGATGAATTTTTATTAAAACAGTTAAAACCAGAAATTTTGGAAACTGTTGCCCTCAAAAAGAATTGGCCGTTTCAATTGCGATGGCAGAAAGATTATGATCACAGCTATTTTTTTGTTTCAAGTTTTATCCGTGATCATTTGTTATTTCATTATAGATATTTAAAGTAA
- a CDS encoding sulfate adenylyltransferase subunit 1, whose amino-acid sequence MISSPVNSTSHSHHTLKFLTAGNVDDGKSTLIGRLLLDSKAILADQLSGIQQQFSTDRSYDLARLTDGLQAEREQGITIDVAYRYFTTPTRKFIIADAPGHEQYTRNMVTAASNSDAAVILVDATKLNWEMENVDLLPQTRRHTLLANLLKVPSLLFAINKLDAVKNPDIAFVHIKKALKKFTQEANIPVTHIIPISALKGYNIISTIADNERYRLCENVYHGPCLLDALTELPSQQHIVKCPLYFPVQYVQKLSETQSSPTQHGQRIFWGKIAAGAVKPENEIIVQPSGLKAKIAKIFADALQNEIPCAEAGKSVGLILDREIDISRGDWITSPSISPLQKEVQVTLAWLDDEPLIIGRLYWLKHGHRWIKAKISSIHNHLNIHNLEKEPAKDLQKNSIGQVSLTLQQPIPVLPYNQAKDVGAAILVDTATNRTAGAVLLQG is encoded by the coding sequence ATGATATCTTCTCCCGTAAATTCCACCTCTCATTCACATCATACATTAAAATTCCTGACCGCCGGAAACGTTGACGATGGCAAAAGCACATTAATCGGCCGTTTATTACTCGATAGCAAGGCAATTCTTGCCGATCAACTATCTGGTATACAACAACAGTTTTCGACAGACCGTTCCTACGATCTCGCCCGGCTTACAGATGGATTACAAGCTGAACGAGAACAAGGTATTACAATCGATGTGGCATACCGTTATTTTACCACACCAACTCGTAAATTCATTATCGCGGACGCACCAGGTCATGAACAATACACAAGAAACATGGTAACCGCCGCCAGCAATAGTGACGCTGCCGTCATTTTGGTCGATGCGACAAAATTAAACTGGGAGATGGAAAATGTTGACTTGTTGCCTCAAACCCGTCGACACACATTACTTGCCAACCTATTAAAAGTCCCTTCGCTGCTTTTCGCCATCAATAAACTTGATGCTGTCAAAAATCCCGATATTGCCTTTGTGCATATTAAAAAAGCACTAAAAAAATTCACTCAGGAAGCAAATATACCTGTTACGCACATCATACCCATTTCAGCATTAAAAGGTTATAATATCATCTCCACTATAGCTGATAACGAAAGATATCGCTTATGTGAAAATGTCTATCACGGTCCCTGTCTTTTAGACGCCTTGACCGAACTTCCCTCCCAACAACATATTGTCAAATGTCCTTTATATTTCCCTGTCCAATATGTACAAAAACTATCTGAAACCCAATCCAGCCCCACCCAACATGGTCAAAGAATTTTTTGGGGGAAAATAGCGGCAGGAGCTGTCAAGCCAGAAAATGAAATTATTGTGCAACCTTCTGGACTAAAAGCAAAAATTGCTAAGATTTTTGCCGATGCACTACAAAACGAAATACCCTGTGCTGAAGCGGGTAAATCCGTTGGATTAATTCTTGACCGGGAAATAGACATTTCCCGAGGGGACTGGATAACCTCTCCTTCCATATCTCCATTACAAAAAGAGGTCCAAGTCACCCTGGCATGGTTGGATGACGAACCTTTGATTATTGGAAGACTTTATTGGTTGAAACATGGTCACCGCTGGATCAAGGCGAAAATCTCATCGATTCATAATCATCTAAATATACATAATCTGGAAAAAGAACCTGCCAAGGATTTACAGAAAAACAGTATTGGACAAGTTTCCCTAACCTTGCAACAGCCAATTCCGGTTTTACCCTATAACCAGGCAAAAGATGTGGGTGCAGCCATTTTGGTAGATACGGCCACCAATCGGACTGCTGGAGCTGTTCTCCTCCAAGGCTAG
- the polA gene encoding DNA polymerase I — MTSSSASNQKHLILIDGSGFIFRAFHAIPLMTDPSGIPVNAVYGFTNMMIKLIRDRVASHMAVIFDAGRKTFRNEIYPAYKAHRPSPPEELIPQFSLVREASEILGLPTIEMAGWEADDLIASYAKAIVADGGKCTIISSDKDLMQLINEHIQMQDPIKEKIIKIEEVQAKFGVSPTDMISLQALMGDPVDNVPGVPGIGPKTAAALIHEYGQLEDILAAIPMMKPSKRRDNLETNKENARISYQLVQLKDDIPLPTPIDQLNCCKADPKKVTAWLQKHGFRSILNRWTKNSHNTNDIPHTSRRQETHTGLEPNKAVLTAPYHQYETILNNTQLQKWIHRIQTTHFCAVDTETDNLNALQANLIGISIAVAPGKACYIPINHQIDGELLKPEQISLKNVIQYLSPILTDPSILKIFHNAKYDFLVLEHNGFPQPAPYDDTMIISYNLAAGEHRHGMDELAKRYLNHQTISYDALTGTGRKRIPFAQVSIEEATTYAGEDADVTLRLWEILRPQLRTAHVLGLYEEIERPLIPILTRMEQNGIMIDASLLQKLSTTFTEKMSEKEKEIYHVSGEEFNLASPKQLGEILFDQMKLPGGKRMKSGTWGTDVKVLQELSDQGYEIAEKLLAWRQLAKLKSTYTDALVKEINPETKRVHTSFNMVGTVTGRLSSNDPNLQNIPIRTEDGGKIREAFIAKPGHVLVSADYSQIELRLLAHVANIPQLKESFIHNEDIHARTASEVFDVPINEMQPLLRRQAKAINFGIIYGISAFGLAKQLNVSSSDAKQYIETYFKRYPEIRAYMQNTQEEAKEKGFVLTPFGRKCWIAGIKNSKGPQKAYAERQAINAPIQGGAADIIKCAMRDMDKIITEKKLPVSMLLQVHDELLFEVRTDYAETFVNLVKQTMENTVNLSIPLVVEAGIGKNWAEAH; from the coding sequence ATGACTTCATCTTCTGCATCAAATCAAAAACACTTAATCCTCATTGATGGATCCGGGTTTATTTTTCGTGCTTTTCATGCCATTCCCTTAATGACTGATCCATCAGGAATACCTGTCAACGCGGTTTATGGTTTTACTAACATGATGATAAAACTAATCCGTGATCGTGTGGCCAGTCATATGGCTGTAATTTTTGATGCAGGAAGAAAAACCTTCAGGAATGAAATTTATCCAGCTTATAAAGCACATAGACCCTCTCCTCCTGAAGAGCTTATTCCCCAGTTTTCACTTGTTCGGGAAGCCTCTGAAATTCTGGGATTACCAACAATTGAAATGGCAGGATGGGAAGCTGATGATCTTATTGCAAGTTACGCAAAAGCAATCGTGGCAGATGGGGGCAAATGTACAATTATTTCTTCCGATAAGGATCTGATGCAATTAATCAACGAACATATTCAAATGCAGGATCCTATCAAGGAAAAAATCATCAAGATTGAAGAGGTACAAGCTAAATTTGGTGTGTCCCCAACAGATATGATTTCCTTACAAGCATTGATGGGAGACCCGGTAGATAATGTCCCTGGAGTTCCTGGCATAGGTCCCAAAACGGCAGCCGCTTTAATTCATGAATATGGACAATTGGAGGATATCCTTGCTGCCATTCCTATGATGAAACCCTCCAAACGGCGCGATAATCTTGAAACCAACAAGGAAAATGCACGAATTTCATATCAACTTGTTCAGCTAAAAGATGATATTCCTCTACCCACCCCGATTGATCAGTTAAATTGTTGCAAGGCTGATCCTAAAAAAGTTACAGCATGGCTTCAAAAACATGGATTCCGCTCCATATTAAATCGCTGGACAAAAAATTCTCATAATACAAACGACATTCCTCATACATCTCGCAGACAGGAAACACATACCGGTCTCGAACCAAACAAAGCGGTTCTTACCGCCCCGTATCATCAGTATGAGACCATTCTCAATAACACGCAATTACAGAAATGGATTCACCGAATTCAAACAACCCATTTTTGTGCCGTGGATACTGAAACCGACAACCTTAATGCATTACAGGCAAATCTAATCGGGATTTCCATAGCTGTAGCCCCGGGTAAAGCCTGTTATATTCCCATCAATCATCAAATAGATGGAGAATTATTAAAACCAGAACAAATTTCATTAAAAAATGTCATTCAGTATCTTAGCCCCATTCTAACAGATCCTTCCATCCTCAAGATTTTTCATAATGCAAAGTATGATTTTCTTGTTTTGGAACATAACGGGTTCCCGCAACCTGCCCCCTATGATGACACAATGATTATTTCTTACAACCTAGCGGCAGGAGAGCACAGACATGGAATGGATGAACTGGCAAAACGCTATTTGAATCATCAAACAATATCTTATGATGCATTAACCGGAACCGGTCGTAAACGTATCCCTTTTGCGCAAGTTTCAATTGAAGAGGCAACAACCTATGCAGGTGAAGATGCAGATGTTACTTTGCGTTTATGGGAAATATTGCGACCTCAATTAAGAACCGCACATGTTCTAGGTCTTTATGAAGAAATAGAACGTCCCCTAATTCCAATCCTGACCAGGATGGAACAAAATGGAATTATGATTGACGCTTCCCTTCTTCAAAAGCTTTCTACTACTTTCACCGAAAAAATGTCAGAAAAAGAAAAAGAAATCTATCATGTTTCCGGTGAAGAATTCAATTTGGCCTCACCAAAACAGCTTGGGGAGATCCTTTTTGACCAGATGAAGTTGCCTGGTGGAAAACGTATGAAATCTGGTACATGGGGAACAGATGTCAAGGTATTACAAGAACTTAGCGATCAGGGTTACGAGATTGCTGAAAAACTGCTGGCTTGGCGACAATTGGCGAAACTTAAATCCACCTATACGGATGCCTTGGTTAAGGAAATAAACCCGGAAACAAAACGTGTACATACCAGCTTTAATATGGTTGGAACCGTTACGGGACGTTTGTCTTCCAATGATCCCAATTTACAAAATATACCTATTCGAACAGAAGACGGTGGAAAAATCAGGGAAGCATTTATTGCCAAGCCTGGCCATGTTCTTGTTTCCGCAGATTATTCACAAATAGAATTGAGGCTTCTTGCACATGTTGCAAATATTCCCCAATTAAAAGAATCCTTTATTCATAATGAGGATATTCATGCCCGTACAGCCTCAGAGGTCTTTGACGTTCCAATCAATGAAATGCAACCTTTGCTGCGTCGACAGGCCAAAGCAATCAATTTTGGTATTATTTATGGAATTAGTGCCTTTGGGTTAGCCAAACAATTGAATGTTTCATCATCTGATGCCAAACAATATATTGAGACCTATTTTAAACGTTACCCTGAAATAAGGGCATATATGCAAAATACCCAGGAAGAGGCAAAGGAAAAGGGATTTGTTCTAACACCTTTTGGCAGAAAATGCTGGATTGCTGGAATTAAAAATAGCAAAGGTCCACAAAAGGCTTATGCCGAACGCCAAGCCATAAATGCTCCTATTCAGGGGGGCGCCGCCGACATTATAAAATGCGCAATGCGGGATATGGACAAAATCATCACAGAAAAAAAACTCCCCGTAAGCATGTTATTACAAGTTCATGACGAGTTGCTTTTTGAAGTGCGAACAGATTATGCTGAAACATTCGTTAATCTTGTAAAGCAAACAATGGAAAACACTGTTAATCTTTCCATTCCCCTTGTTGTTGAGGCTGGAATAGGTAAAAACTGGGCAGAAGCACATTAA
- a CDS encoding alpha/beta fold hydrolase, translating into MFFLNRLSSVYLHKACYFFLIGIYFLTQHCNIAYAEVKVNSSVLNTSSIGSDPYARYKKLISPDLWWEMSDHARIPVRIWRAIQQKAIILALHGFNDSRDAWEDSADHFVKSGVTLYSPDQRGFGQAPLRGNWAGSRRMIDDIIEEISFLKTRYPDTPLYVMGESMGGAVAMCLASRPNVPKVDGYILLAPAVWGHKQLGLVADVILRMINTIAPNWRLSGKSAPVTIRASDNDESLLRLYFDPLSLHKARVKALYGLVNLMSKAAKAAPYIHSPILVMYGDMDQLIPDSSMKKVWRQFPSWVRKDYIPGGYHLLLRGRNRNIVVQDILSWIFSPDQFLPSGGDISTSTWLSIEGKEKIPVYLPSQVDNFIKK; encoded by the coding sequence ATGTTTTTCTTAAATCGTTTAAGTTCTGTCTATTTACATAAAGCTTGCTATTTTTTTCTGATCGGAATTTATTTCCTGACCCAACATTGTAATATAGCCTATGCAGAAGTTAAAGTGAATAGTTCTGTTTTGAATACATCCTCTATCGGTTCTGATCCCTATGCACGTTATAAAAAGCTGATTTCTCCTGATTTGTGGTGGGAAATGTCGGATCATGCCCGTATTCCTGTGCGTATATGGCGGGCAATACAACAAAAAGCAATTATCTTGGCTTTACATGGATTTAATGATAGTCGCGATGCGTGGGAAGATTCAGCAGATCATTTTGTTAAGTCAGGTGTAACTTTATATTCCCCGGATCAGAGAGGATTTGGACAAGCACCGTTAAGAGGGAATTGGGCGGGTAGCCGTCGGATGATTGACGATATTATTGAGGAAATATCATTTTTAAAAACTCGATATCCCGATACACCCTTGTATGTGATGGGAGAGAGTATGGGGGGGGCTGTCGCCATGTGTTTGGCCTCACGTCCTAATGTTCCAAAAGTCGATGGTTATATTTTACTGGCCCCAGCCGTGTGGGGTCATAAACAGCTGGGACTGGTTGCCGATGTTATCTTGCGCATGATCAATACGATCGCCCCGAATTGGCGGTTAAGTGGAAAAAGCGCCCCGGTAACCATCAGGGCAAGTGATAATGATGAATCCCTGTTACGTTTGTATTTTGATCCGTTATCATTGCATAAAGCCCGTGTAAAGGCATTGTATGGGTTGGTCAATTTGATGAGCAAGGCTGCAAAGGCTGCTCCTTATATTCATTCTCCAATCCTTGTAATGTATGGTGATATGGATCAGCTCATCCCTGATTCTTCAATGAAAAAGGTCTGGCGACAATTTCCTTCTTGGGTAAGAAAGGATTATATTCCTGGAGGATATCATTTATTGTTGCGTGGTAGAAATAGAAACATTGTGGTGCAGGATATACTGAGCTGGATTTTTAGTCCGGATCAGTTTTTGCCATCAGGTGGAGATATTTCAACCTCCACATGGTTATCGATTGAGGGAAAGGAAAAAATACCGGTTTATTTGCCAAGCCAGGTTGATAATTTTATTAAAAAATAA
- a CDS encoding S-(hydroxymethyl)glutathione dehydrogenase/class III alcohol dehydrogenase, protein MKTKAAVAWRANQPLSIETVDLMPPQKGEVLIKIIATSVCHTDAYTLSGKDPEGIFPAILGHEGAGIIQAVGEGVTSVSVGDHVIPLYTPECGTCEYCRSGKTNLCQAIRVTQGQGLMPDGTNRFFKDGEPIYHYMGTSTFSEYTVVPEISVAKISKQAPLEKVCLLGCGITTGMGAVKNTAKVQKGDSVAVFGLGAIGLSVIMGAHMAGAGRIVAIDIDSEKFKLARKLGATDLINPKDYSASIQEVVIEKTRGGVDFSFECIGNVQVMRSALECCHKGWGESVIIGVAGAGEEISTRPFQLVTGRVWRGSAFGGVKGRSQLPVIVNDYLQGKFVLEDFITQDLAFDEINRAFDLLHQGKAIRTVLHY, encoded by the coding sequence ATAAAAACGAAGGCTGCTGTTGCATGGAGAGCCAATCAGCCTCTTTCAATTGAGACAGTTGATTTAATGCCGCCACAAAAAGGGGAAGTTTTAATAAAGATAATTGCAACCAGTGTATGTCATACAGATGCATACACGCTTTCAGGAAAAGATCCTGAAGGTATATTTCCAGCAATATTGGGTCATGAAGGGGCGGGAATTATACAGGCTGTTGGTGAAGGGGTAACAAGTGTTTCTGTTGGTGATCATGTTATACCCTTATATACTCCGGAATGTGGAACATGTGAATATTGTCGTTCTGGTAAAACCAATCTCTGTCAGGCTATTCGTGTCACTCAAGGTCAAGGGTTGATGCCTGATGGTACGAACCGTTTTTTTAAAGACGGCGAACCTATCTATCATTATATGGGAACATCTACATTTTCCGAATATACGGTTGTTCCGGAGATTTCTGTAGCAAAAATCAGTAAACAGGCACCTTTGGAAAAAGTATGTTTATTGGGTTGTGGAATCACAACTGGTATGGGAGCTGTAAAAAATACGGCAAAAGTACAAAAAGGTGATAGTGTTGCAGTTTTTGGGTTGGGTGCGATTGGCTTGTCGGTCATTATGGGAGCCCATATGGCGGGTGCAGGTCGCATTGTCGCAATTGATATTGATTCAGAAAAATTTAAATTGGCTAGGAAGTTAGGTGCTACCGATTTAATAAATCCTAAAGATTATTCCGCCTCAATACAGGAAGTTGTAATTGAAAAAACAAGAGGTGGAGTAGATTTTTCATTTGAATGTATAGGAAACGTTCAGGTAATGCGTTCTGCTCTTGAATGTTGTCACAAAGGTTGGGGAGAATCTGTTATCATTGGTGTTGCCGGGGCAGGTGAGGAAATTTCCACCCGTCCTTTTCAATTGGTGACGGGTCGTGTATGGCGAGGATCCGCATTTGGTGGGGTTAAGGGGCGTTCACAATTGCCTGTTATTGTAAATGATTATCTGCAAGGCAAATTTGTTTTGGAGGATTTTATAACACAAGACTTGGCATTTGATGAGATTAATAGGGCTTTTGATTTATTGCATCAGGGAAAGGCTATTCGAACTGTTTTACATTACTAG
- a CDS encoding phosphoadenylyl-sulfate reductase: MTPLEFYSKHPSEQYEQKLEQTRSFLQKINRDYSPLVQATSLGVEDMVITDLIHQLDLPIQVSMLDTLKLHPQTLALKRQAEIHYSIKIKSYYPNKRTIQNYVQKNGEKAIYRSTELRKECCHIRKLVPLTDLLRNYKGWITGLRKEQSNFRANLQAVEPENKGNDQPEVKLNPLLDWTNGDVWYYVKTYRVPYNTLHDHFFVSIGCEPCTRAITLGEDFRAGRWWWEHDEAKECGLHVSAPISLKSHQS, from the coding sequence ATGACACCACTTGAATTCTATTCCAAACATCCAAGCGAGCAATATGAACAGAAGCTCGAACAAACAAGATCATTCCTGCAAAAAATAAATCGGGATTATTCACCATTGGTTCAGGCAACCAGTTTAGGGGTGGAGGATATGGTAATCACAGATCTTATCCATCAGCTTGATTTACCCATTCAGGTTTCCATGCTGGATACACTAAAACTGCATCCTCAAACGCTAGCCTTAAAAAGACAAGCTGAAATTCATTATAGTATAAAAATAAAAAGCTATTATCCAAACAAAAGAACAATCCAGAATTATGTTCAAAAAAATGGTGAAAAAGCGATTTATCGATCAACTGAGCTTCGTAAAGAATGTTGTCACATCAGAAAACTGGTCCCCCTGACCGACCTTTTACGAAACTATAAAGGTTGGATTACAGGATTACGCAAGGAACAATCAAATTTCCGGGCCAATCTTCAAGCAGTTGAACCTGAAAACAAAGGGAATGATCAACCTGAAGTAAAGCTAAACCCTTTACTTGACTGGACAAATGGAGATGTGTGGTACTACGTTAAAACATATCGCGTTCCCTACAATACGCTTCATGATCATTTTTTTGTCAGTATTGGCTGCGAACCATGCACTCGCGCCATCACTCTTGGCGAAGATTTCAGAGCTGGACGCTGGTGGTGGGAACATGATGAAGCGAAGGAATGTGGTCTTCATGTGAGTGCACCCATTTCTCTCAAATCTCATCAGTCTTAA
- a CDS encoding SCO family protein — MPQNQKKSIWIISFLFIAFIIGMMFLGIKFTANHTAVAPENSNIIGGGFQLISPAGSIVNDGIFRGKWMLMYFGATRCPHNQCRKDLIKMGEIINHLENKASQLVPIFISFDSNYDTPSRLMLSMKTYNDKIIALTGGELALRDISILYHVSIKKAPINSDISLVEPYDQFILMDPEGKYRTSIQTGTETHRIVETLESIIH; from the coding sequence ATGCCACAAAATCAAAAAAAATCTATTTGGATTATTTCATTCCTATTTATCGCTTTCATTATTGGCATGATGTTCCTCGGGATTAAATTCACTGCCAATCATACAGCCGTTGCGCCTGAAAATTCCAATATAATCGGAGGGGGTTTTCAACTTATCAGCCCTGCAGGAAGTATCGTCAATGACGGAATATTCAGGGGAAAATGGATGTTGATGTATTTCGGTGCAACACGTTGCCCGCATAATCAATGTCGTAAGGATCTTATAAAAATGGGTGAGATCATTAACCATTTAGAGAATAAAGCATCTCAACTTGTTCCAATTTTCATATCCTTTGATTCTAACTATGATACACCCAGCCGTCTGATGTTAAGTATGAAAACCTATAATGATAAAATTATAGCCCTGACCGGTGGTGAACTGGCGCTTCGTGATATTTCAATTCTTTATCATGTTTCCATCAAAAAAGCGCCAATCAATAGTGATATAAGCCTTGTTGAACCTTATGATCAGTTCATTCTCATGGATCCAGAGGGAAAATATAGAACCTCCATTCAAACAGGAACAGAAACGCATCGGATTGTGGAGACCCTTGAATCAATAATCCATTAA
- a CDS encoding sulfate/molybdate ABC transporter ATP-binding protein, whose translation MGIQISHLNKWFNHYHALNDINLTIEKGELVALLGPSGCGKTSLLRIIAGLELPTSGHIFFENQDISKEDIRNRHIGYVFQNFALFPHMKVIDNIAFGLRIKPKKVRLSPKEITKKAQFLLEMVQLEHVANHYPHELSGGQCQRIALARTLAINPKILLLDEPFSALDTKVRRELRRWLTQFHQDIYLTTIFVTHDQEEAMEIADRVVIMNRGVIEQIGSPIEILNNPTNDFVYNFLGDSNNLRIGEKSFNFRPYEIDIQINDISPIGYYPAEVIDIRPLGALLKLVLKPQQCTSYIEAQIPKTIPKIQNLKKGQIIYFKPILDFEI comes from the coding sequence ATGGGTATTCAGATATCTCATCTCAATAAATGGTTCAATCATTATCATGCACTCAATGATATAAACCTCACCATTGAAAAAGGTGAGCTTGTTGCACTCCTAGGACCATCGGGATGTGGAAAAACAAGCCTGTTACGAATTATTGCAGGTTTGGAATTGCCCACCTCGGGACACATCTTTTTTGAAAACCAGGATATAAGCAAGGAAGATATTCGTAATCGACATATTGGGTATGTATTCCAGAATTTCGCTTTATTCCCACATATGAAAGTTATTGACAATATTGCGTTTGGTCTACGCATTAAACCAAAAAAAGTAAGGCTTTCCCCCAAAGAAATCACGAAAAAAGCTCAATTTCTTCTGGAAATGGTACAACTTGAACATGTGGCCAATCATTATCCACATGAACTCTCCGGCGGACAATGCCAAAGAATTGCCCTGGCGCGTACCCTAGCCATAAATCCCAAAATTCTATTACTGGATGAACCTTTTTCCGCTCTTGATACAAAGGTCCGAAGAGAATTACGACGTTGGCTAACCCAGTTTCATCAAGACATTTACCTGACAACCATTTTTGTAACGCATGATCAGGAGGAGGCCATGGAAATTGCTGATCGTGTTGTCATCATGAATAGGGGTGTCATTGAACAAATTGGCTCCCCAATTGAAATCCTCAATAATCCGACCAATGATTTTGTCTATAATTTTCTGGGCGATTCGAATAATTTACGCATTGGGGAAAAAAGCTTTAACTTTCGTCCCTATGAAATTGATATACAAATTAACGATATATCCCCTATAGGATACTATCCAGCAGAAGTCATCGATATACGACCCCTTGGTGCTTTACTGAAACTAGTTTTAAAACCTCAACAATGCACCTCTTACATTGAAGCCCAAATTCCAAAAACAATTCCAAAAATTCAGAATCTAAAAAAAGGCCAAATTATTTATTTTAAGCCAATTTTAGATTTTGAAATATGA
- the cysD gene encoding sulfate adenylyltransferase subunit CysD, with product MNFLISSSNPALNDLEEEAIFIMREVAGSFEKPALLFSGGKDSCILLRLAEKAFGQGRFPFPLLMIDTGHNFPEVIQFRDQRAKELKANLIIRSVEESMKRGTVRLSHPLESRNPHQSVTLLEAIEEFGFDALIGGARRDEEKARAKERIFSHRDSFGQWQPKDQRPELWNIFNTRIHPGENFRVFPISNWTEYDVWRYIEQENIPLPSLYYAHQRQVIPRKGLLVPVTEVTQPKQDEEILTKTVRFRTVGDMTCTCPIESNAKTARDIVRETATVTISERGATRMDDQTSEASMEKRKLEGYF from the coding sequence ATGAATTTTCTCATATCATCCTCGAACCCTGCCTTAAATGATCTGGAAGAAGAGGCCATATTCATTATGCGTGAAGTGGCTGGTTCCTTCGAAAAACCAGCCCTGTTATTTTCTGGCGGCAAGGATTCATGTATTTTATTAAGGCTGGCTGAAAAAGCCTTTGGGCAGGGACGCTTCCCCTTTCCGCTTCTTATGATCGATACAGGACATAATTTCCCAGAAGTCATCCAATTTCGTGATCAGAGAGCAAAAGAATTAAAGGCAAATTTAATAATTCGATCAGTAGAAGAATCAATGAAACGAGGTACGGTGAGGCTATCTCATCCTTTGGAAAGCCGTAATCCCCATCAATCAGTAACATTGTTGGAGGCTATAGAGGAATTTGGTTTTGATGCATTAATTGGAGGGGCCCGCCGTGACGAAGAAAAGGCTCGTGCCAAGGAAAGAATTTTTTCACACAGGGATTCTTTTGGTCAATGGCAACCCAAAGATCAACGGCCAGAATTATGGAACATATTCAATACCAGAATTCATCCGGGTGAAAATTTCCGTGTTTTTCCAATCTCTAACTGGACGGAATATGATGTATGGCGTTATATCGAACAGGAAAATATTCCCTTACCCAGCCTTTACTACGCTCATCAACGGCAAGTCATTCCCCGAAAAGGGTTGCTTGTTCCTGTAACAGAGGTAACACAGCCTAAACAAGATGAAGAAATTCTTACCAAAACTGTCCGCTTTCGCACGGTCGGTGACATGACCTGTACTTGCCCTATTGAAAGCAATGCAAAAACAGCACGCGATATTGTCAGGGAAACAGCTACCGTCACGATCAGTGAACGTGGTGCAACCCGTATGGATGACCAGACCTCAGAAGCCTCAATGGAAAAACGTAAACTTGAAGGTTATTTCTGA